In Fusobacterium periodonticum ATCC 33693, the following are encoded in one genomic region:
- a CDS encoding MutS-related protein: MKFIDENSLNRLNFKDLLARVEVFSAYGKSKLNNLENFLVGEEKKLEEEFERMQKIYDFISENKKEEMEIEIVLHRFKDIKKLVENADAGIILDTVDIFEIKAQLMAMVDLNSYLLKNKEVFSNFVLKDMNELFKILDPNDEKIATFYIYEAYSVILKEIRRQKKEVENRLFNETDYEIVKRLKDERLSILVDEEKEEFKIRRNLTKAIKSYAEDFLTNVEKISNLDFIIAKVKFAKEYNGIKPEVSKKKEIILEDAINLEVKEVLEAKNKKYTPISINLNVGTTMITGANMGGKSVALKTIAENVLLFQMGFFVFAKYASIPLLDFIFFVSDDMQDISKGLSTFGAEIIKLKEINSYVKNGTGLIVFDEFARGTNPKEGQKFVKALAKYLNDKSSISIITTHFDSVVENNMKHYQVVGLKNLDFEKLKTKLQVNNSLETIQDNMDFTLEESTDTEVPKDALNIAKLIGLDDEISEMIYKEYEMEE; encoded by the coding sequence ATGAAATTTATTGATGAGAATAGTTTAAATAGATTAAATTTTAAAGATTTATTAGCAAGAGTTGAAGTTTTTTCAGCTTATGGCAAAAGTAAATTGAATAATTTAGAAAATTTTTTAGTAGGTGAAGAAAAAAAATTAGAAGAAGAATTTGAAAGAATGCAAAAAATTTATGACTTCATTTCAGAAAATAAAAAAGAAGAAATGGAAATAGAAATAGTTTTGCATAGATTTAAAGACATTAAAAAGCTTGTTGAGAATGCAGATGCAGGAATAATTTTAGACACAGTAGATATATTTGAGATAAAGGCTCAACTTATGGCTATGGTCGATTTGAATTCTTATTTGTTAAAGAACAAAGAAGTCTTTTCTAATTTTGTACTAAAAGATATGAATGAGCTATTTAAAATATTGGATCCCAATGATGAGAAAATAGCTACTTTTTATATTTATGAAGCTTATTCTGTAATTTTAAAAGAAATACGTAGACAGAAAAAAGAAGTTGAAAATAGATTGTTTAATGAAACAGATTATGAAATAGTAAAAAGATTAAAAGATGAAAGACTATCTATATTAGTTGATGAAGAAAAAGAAGAATTTAAGATCAGAAGAAATTTAACTAAGGCTATAAAATCTTATGCAGAAGATTTTCTAACTAATGTTGAAAAAATATCAAATCTTGATTTTATAATAGCAAAGGTAAAATTTGCTAAAGAATATAATGGTATAAAACCAGAAGTATCTAAAAAGAAAGAAATAATCTTAGAGGATGCTATAAATTTAGAAGTAAAAGAAGTATTAGAAGCTAAAAATAAGAAATACACTCCTATTAGTATAAACTTAAATGTAGGAACTACTATGATAACAGGAGCTAATATGGGAGGAAAAAGTGTAGCTCTAAAGACAATAGCAGAAAATGTATTACTTTTCCAAATGGGCTTCTTCGTATTTGCTAAATATGCAAGTATACCTCTTTTAGACTTCATATTCTTTGTCTCTGATGATATGCAAGATATTTCAAAAGGGCTTAGTACATTTGGAGCAGAAATAATAAAATTAAAAGAAATAAATTCTTATGTGAAAAATGGTACAGGACTTATAGTTTTCGATGAGTTCGCAAGAGGAACAAATCCAAAAGAGGGGCAAAAGTTCGTAAAAGCTTTAGCGAAATATCTAAATGATAAATCAAGTATATCAATAATAACTACACACTTTGATTCTGTTGTTGAAAATAATATGAAACACTATCAAGTTGTAGGTTTAAAGAATTTAGATTTTGAGAAATTAAAAACTAAATTACAGGTTAATAATTCTTTGGAAACTATTCAAGATAATATGGATTTTACTTTAGAGGAAAGTACAGATACAGAAGTGCCAAAAGATGCTTTGAATATAGCAAAGCTAATAGGCTTAGATGATGAAATTTCTGAAATGATATATAAAGAATATGAAATGGAGGAATAA
- the kamD gene encoding lysine 5,6-aminomutase subunit alpha: protein MGKLDLDWGLVKEARESAKKIAADAQVFIDAHSTVTVERTICRLLGIDGVDEFGVPLPNVVVDYIKDNGNISLGVAKYIGNAMIETKLQPQEIAEKVAKKELDITKMQWHDDFDIKLALKDITHATVDRIKANRQARENYLEQFGGDKKGPYLYVIVATGNIYEDVTQAVAAARQGADVVAVIRTTGQSLLDFVPYGATTEGFGGTMATQENFRIMRKALDDVGVELGRYIRLCNYCSGLCMPEIAAMGALERLDMMLNDALYGILFRDINMKRTLVDQFFSRIINGYAGVIINTGEDNYLTTADAIEEAHTVLASQFINEQFALVAGLPEEQMGLGHAFEMEPGTENGFLLELAQAQMAREIFPKAPLKYMPPTKFMTGNIFKGHIQDALFNIVTITTGQKVHLLGMLTEAIHTPFMSDRALSIENAKYIFNNLKDFGNDIEFKKGGIMNTRAQEVLAKAAELLKTIETMGIFKTIEKGVFGGVRRPIDGGKGLAGVFEKDSTYFNPFIPLMLGGDR, encoded by the coding sequence ATGGGAAAATTGGATCTAGATTGGGGGCTTGTTAAAGAAGCTCGTGAATCTGCAAAGAAAATAGCAGCTGATGCACAAGTTTTCATAGATGCTCACAGTACAGTTACAGTTGAAAGAACAATCTGTAGATTGTTAGGTATAGATGGTGTTGATGAATTTGGAGTTCCATTACCAAATGTAGTTGTAGACTATATAAAAGATAATGGGAATATAAGTTTAGGGGTTGCAAAATACATTGGAAATGCAATGATAGAAACTAAGCTTCAACCTCAAGAAATAGCAGAAAAAGTTGCTAAAAAAGAATTAGATATTACAAAAATGCAATGGCATGATGACTTTGATATAAAATTAGCTTTAAAAGATATAACTCATGCAACAGTTGATAGAATAAAAGCTAATAGACAAGCAAGAGAAAACTACTTAGAACAATTTGGTGGAGATAAAAAAGGACCCTACCTTTATGTTATAGTTGCAACAGGAAATATCTATGAAGATGTTACTCAAGCAGTTGCAGCAGCAAGACAAGGAGCAGACGTTGTTGCAGTTATCAGAACAACAGGACAATCTCTACTTGACTTCGTACCTTATGGAGCAACAACAGAAGGTTTCGGAGGAACAATGGCTACTCAAGAAAACTTCAGAATAATGAGAAAAGCTCTTGATGATGTTGGAGTTGAATTAGGTAGATATATCAGACTATGTAACTACTGTTCAGGACTTTGTATGCCAGAAATAGCTGCAATGGGAGCATTAGAAAGACTAGATATGATGCTTAACGACGCTCTATATGGAATACTATTCAGAGATATAAACATGAAGAGAACATTGGTTGACCAATTCTTCTCAAGAATTATAAATGGTTATGCTGGAGTTATAATAAACACTGGAGAAGATAACTACTTAACAACAGCTGATGCTATAGAAGAAGCTCATACAGTTTTAGCTTCTCAATTTATCAACGAACAATTTGCTCTAGTTGCAGGATTACCTGAAGAACAAATGGGACTTGGACATGCTTTTGAAATGGAACCAGGAACAGAAAATGGATTCTTATTAGAACTTGCTCAAGCTCAAATGGCTAGAGAAATCTTCCCTAAAGCTCCTTTAAAATATATGCCACCTACAAAGTTTATGACAGGAAATATATTTAAAGGACATATACAAGATGCATTATTTAACATTGTTACTATAACAACAGGACAAAAAGTACACTTATTAGGAATGCTTACAGAAGCAATTCATACACCTTTTATGTCTGACAGAGCATTATCAATAGAAAATGCAAAATACATTTTCAATAACTTAAAAGATTTTGGAAATGATATAGAATTCAAAAAAGGTGGAATAATGAATACAAGAGCCCAAGAAGTTCTTGCTAAAGCTGCTGAATTGTTAAAAACAATAGAAACAATGGGTATCTTTAAGACAATAGAAAAGGGTGTATTTGGTGGAGTTAGAAGACCTATAGATGGTGGAAAAGGTCTTGCAGGAGTTTTTGAAAAGGATAGTACATATTTCAATCCTTTCATTCCTTTAATGTTAGGAGGGGATAGATAA
- the kamE gene encoding lysine 5,6-aminomutase subunit beta has translation MSSGLYSTEKRDFDTTLDLTKLRPYGDTMNDGKVQMSFTLPVPCNEKGVEAALELARKMGFVNPAVAFSEALDKEFSFYVVYGATSYNVDYTAIKVQALEIDTMDMHECEKYIEENFGREVVMVGASTGTDAHTVGIDAIMNMKGYAGHYGLERYKGVRAYNLGSQVPNEEFIKKAIELKADALLVSQTVTQKDVHIENLTNLVELLEAEGLRDKIILIAGGARITNDLAKELGYDAGFGPGKYADDVATFILKEMVQRGMNTKK, from the coding sequence ATGAGTTCAGGATTATATTCAACAGAAAAAAGAGATTTTGATACAACATTAGATTTAACAAAACTAAGACCTTATGGAGATACAATGAACGATGGTAAGGTTCAAATGAGCTTTACTTTACCAGTTCCTTGTAATGAAAAAGGTGTAGAAGCTGCATTGGAACTTGCAAGAAAAATGGGCTTTGTTAACCCAGCAGTAGCTTTTTCAGAAGCACTAGATAAAGAATTTTCATTCTATGTAGTGTATGGAGCAACTTCTTACAATGTAGATTATACAGCTATAAAAGTTCAAGCATTAGAAATAGATACTATGGATATGCATGAATGTGAAAAATATATAGAAGAAAACTTTGGAAGAGAAGTTGTAATGGTAGGAGCAAGTACAGGAACAGATGCTCATACAGTTGGAATAGATGCTATTATGAACATGAAAGGTTATGCAGGACACTATGGACTTGAAAGATATAAGGGAGTAAGAGCTTACAATCTTGGAAGTCAAGTTCCTAATGAAGAATTTATTAAAAAAGCTATAGAATTAAAAGCAGATGCCTTATTAGTTTCTCAAACTGTAACTCAAAAAGATGTTCATATAGAAAATTTAACTAACCTAGTTGAATTATTAGAAGCAGAAGGTCTAAGAGATAAAATAATTTTAATAGCAGGTGGAGCTAGAATAACTAATGATCTTGCTAAAGAATTAGGTTATGATGCAGGATTTGGACCAGGAAAATATGCTGATGATGTTGCAACATTTATTTTAAAAGAAATGGTTCAAAGAGGAATGAATACTAAAAAATAA